The window AAATCACAAATGTGGCAACCGGAAAGGTTTTAACCACACGCACTTTCCAGGTCAGCCGCTAATGCACTGCGCAAACGGTTAAGCTTTCTGATTTCATTGTATTTCGACCGCTTGCGCTTCTTTCCACCCTTTGGCAAGATGAGGCACTATGGACAAGCAACTGACAAAAATTCTCGTCGTCGATGACGATCCTGCCCTGCGCCAGCTTCTCGCGGAATATCTGAACCGCCACGGTTACGATACCCTGCTCGCGCCCGACGCCAGTGATATTACCCAGCGCATCACCAAATTCTCGCCCGACCTGATCGTGCTGGATCGCATGCTGCCGGGGGGCGACGGTGTGGAAACCTGCCGCAGGCTGCGTGCACAGAATGAAGACATTCCCGTCATTCTGCTCACCGCAAAGGACGAAACGGCGGATCGCATTATCGGCCTGGAATCCGGTGCCGACGACTATCTGGGCAAGCCCTTTGACCCGCGCGAACTGCTGGCGCGTATCGAGACTGTGCTGCGGCGTAAAAAAGGCGCTTCTGCGCTGGTCAAGGAAACGCCCGTGCATTTCGGCCCCTTCACCTTTGATCCGGCCCGGCGTCAGTTGTTCAAGGATAATGTTCAGGTCAAGCTCACAGGAGGTGAAATCAACCTGCTCGAAGCGCTGGTCAAAAACTCCGGCAAACCGCTGTCCCGTGAACGTTTGCTGGCACTGGCCCGCGATGACGACGAAGGCGAACGCAATGACCGCGCCATTGACATTGCCATTCTGCGTCTGCGTCGCGCCGTGGAAGATGATCCCAAAGATCCGCGCTGGATTCAGACCGTCTGGGGCATTGGTTACCGATTCTCTCCTGACGCATGATAAAACCCTCGCTGTGGCCGCGCTCCCTGCGGCTGCAGATGATCCTCTTCATTCTTGGCACCGTCATTCTGGTGCAACTGGGCAGCTTCGCAGTCGGCAACTATATCAAGGAACGTTTCCTGGAGGATGTGGTTGTCAATTATTTATCTACAACCATTCGCACACTGCGTTCTGCCGTCTCTCAGATTCCTGAAAACCGCCGGGCCGAATTCATTATCGAGGCTTCACAGAAACGCTGGTATCTGCTGTCTCGCGCAGATCCTTATGCCAATCGACGCCGCAAGGGTGGCACACTGGACTATCACGTATCACCTCCGCCACCGCCGCCACCCATACCGGAAGCGGCCCGTGAAGTAGAGCGCGCCCGTCAGCGGGGGGCTCCAAAGCCGCCACCACCACCGCCACGCTTTGGCGAAGAACCCAGCAATGACATTCTGAAAATCGTCAGGCGACTGAACATGGAGCTGGATGACGGTACCCGCGTCGGCCTGACGCGCGGCCCCACCCCGCGCATGTTCATCTCCCTGCAATCGGATGACGACGATGGCACGCAATTCATTCGCGAATGGCTGGTGATTCCGCTGGACCGTATTCAGCCGCCGAACATGCATGCGATCAGTATCGCCTGGCTGAGCCTGACAGGCCTGTTGCTGATCCTGGCCGCCGGATTCGCCTGGCATATCACACGACCGCTAACCCGTCTCACCCTGGCCGCAGACAAGCTGGCGCAAGGGCAACCGGAACGCGTTACCCCGGCGGGACCGACCGAAACCCGTCAGCTGGGCGAACGCTTCAACGCCATGCTGGATGCACTGGAAGAGTCCAAGGCCGTACAGCAAACCCTGCTGGCCGGGCTGCCTCATGATCTGAAAAGCCCGCTGGCACGCATGCGCCTGCGTGTAGAGCTGACCGATGACGTGACGTTCAAGGAAGGCATGCGTAACGACGTGCATGAAATGCAGGACATGATCGATCAGTTCATCAACTATGTGCGCGGATCAGACCTGGCCACCTACAAATTCCAGTCTGTCAATATCCGCGAGTGGGTTGAAGAACGCGTCGCGTCCTGGCACGATGCCGGCAGTCCGGTGCACTTGCAGGCGCTGCCGTCCGGGACTGCCTATGTCAGCGTCGATACCTTATCATTGGGGCGCGTTCTGGACAATCTGATCAGCAATGCCCTCAAGCATGGTCGTCCGCCGGTTGATGTCAGCCTGACCCTGACCGATGAACAGGTCATGATTGCTGTTGCCGATCATGGCGATGGGATTCCGGCAGAGCGCCGCGCAGAAGCACTGCGCGCGTTTTCGCGACTGGATTCGGCCCGCACCATGACCGGCAGTGTGGGCCTGGGCCTATCTCTGGCTGAAACCATTGTCAGCGCACATCACGGCAAACTGACTTTGGGCAGCAGCGACAGCGGCGGCCTGCTGGTAACAGTCACTCTGCCTCAGGTTAATCCACCCGCTTCATAAACGACACATCCTTCGCCTTGCGCTCCTTGCCCAGCATATCCCTGTAATACCATAGAGTGACCAGCGGCAATGCTACCAGGAATAAGGCGAAGGCAACGACCAGCAAACGGGTGGTTCCCAAACCGGTCACACTCTCCCAGATAGTCAGTTCATCCAGTACGAAAAACGGGAAAATACTGAACACCAGTCCGGCGATCACACTCAGCACAACCAGAACGGTCAGGATGAATGGCAACCAGATAAGGATGCGCACGCGCTGCACCTTGCGCACGACCAGTTCGATCAATACGAACATGGCCAGCAAGGCAAACCAGCCAATCAGCAACATCGGCAGCCTGGTCGTTTCCGTCCACTTGAAAAACACGCCGCCGTTGACCATACCCAGCGCCACCGACACCGCCACCACGCCTGCCGCCGTGAGGCGGGACGCCCGACGCACCCAGCCCCTGGCCTGCAGTTGCAGGTCATCTTCCACCCGCATCAGCAACCAGGTGCCGCCCAGCAACATGAACGCCGCAACGGTACACAGCGCAATGAACACGGCAAACAATTGACTGCCCGGTTCGGTACCGAAGTTAACCGCGATTCGGCCAAGCACCAGGCCTTGCCCGAAAGCGGTCAGCAACGAACCAATGGCAAACGCGGTGGCGAACACGGAGCGGCCAGCCGCCAGCGCACGCAGACGAAACTCATACGCCACGCCGCGCAGCAAGGTCCCCGCCGCCAGCAACATCAACGGCAAATACAGCGCGCCACTCACATACGCCCATGCCTTGGGAAAGGCCGACAGCAGAATGGCACAACCGAAGAAAATCCACAAGACGTTCATGTCCCGCCACGGGCCAAGGAAGGTGAACATCCTGGCGCGCTGCTCCTCGGTAGCAAAAGGCATCAGCATGCCCACGCCCAGATCGAAACCATCCAGAACGGCGCCGGCAATGGATACACCAAGAAAAACGGTAAAGCAAAGCAACGGCATCCAGAAGCCCGGATCGTAGCTATTGAGTCCTAAGGAGCCTGCCAGAGTGTCAATCATGCTGTTCTCCGGATCTTACGTACAGGCACGACTCCGTAGCGCGCGGCGCGGCGCGCCAGGAAAATGAAGCCGGCCAGAATCATGGCAAACAAAAGCCACATAACCAGGGTGACCGTAGCAATCAGCACACCGCTCTGCTCGCTGCTGAACGCTTCGGCGTAGGTAATCAGCCCATGTACGAAATACTGCCCATCGCGCAGCGACAGCAGGATCAGCGTGAGCCACAATACCAGCCAGCTGGCCGGACCAACCCACACCAGCGCATGCTGCGCCCAGCGCGGCAGTTTGCCAAATTCACTGCGCCGTTTCAAATACCAGCCCCACTGGAACAACGACACCACCGCAAGCAGCAGTAACAGGCCCAGCACCAGTTTTTGCGCCCACAGCGCAATCGTCGGCAACGGCGTGTCCTGTCGGAACAGCTCGGCTTGAAACAGCACGCAGCAGACGGCCAGCAGGCCCAGCCCCAGTACCACCAACCCGGCGCCGATCCTGAACCCCAGTTGCTCGGCCGCATTCAGGGGTTTGGCCAGCGCTTCACTGGCGCTGATTGACACCATCAGCCCGCCCACGCCCAGGCAGGCCAGTGAAATCATGAACGCGATACGATGCCAGGCCTGGGCCTGCAGGATCAACACACGCCAGTCAATCAGGGTAAGCGGACTGGTGTCGGGTACCAGCCCGGCAGGAAAATGCAGCCAGCTCTGAAAGCAGATCAGCAATGTGGCAATGATGGTCAGGCCAAGTGCTGCCAGCAGTACAAAAATGCTATGCAACCACGAGGAGAGCGTGCCCTGACGATACAGCATGACGTCGGTCACGAACAATTTGATAACGAAAGTGAGTGCTGCAATCAGGACGATCAGCGGACCGCTGACGGGG of the Advenella mimigardefordensis DPN7 genome contains:
- a CDS encoding response regulator, producing the protein MDKQLTKILVVDDDPALRQLLAEYLNRHGYDTLLAPDASDITQRITKFSPDLIVLDRMLPGGDGVETCRRLRAQNEDIPVILLTAKDETADRIIGLESGADDYLGKPFDPRELLARIETVLRRKKGASALVKETPVHFGPFTFDPARRQLFKDNVQVKLTGGEINLLEALVKNSGKPLSRERLLALARDDDEGERNDRAIDIAILRLRRAVEDDPKDPRWIQTVWGIGYRFSPDA
- a CDS encoding ATP-binding protein, whose protein sequence is MIKPSLWPRSLRLQMILFILGTVILVQLGSFAVGNYIKERFLEDVVVNYLSTTIRTLRSAVSQIPENRRAEFIIEASQKRWYLLSRADPYANRRRKGGTLDYHVSPPPPPPPIPEAAREVERARQRGAPKPPPPPPRFGEEPSNDILKIVRRLNMELDDGTRVGLTRGPTPRMFISLQSDDDDGTQFIREWLVIPLDRIQPPNMHAISIAWLSLTGLLLILAAGFAWHITRPLTRLTLAADKLAQGQPERVTPAGPTETRQLGERFNAMLDALEESKAVQQTLLAGLPHDLKSPLARMRLRVELTDDVTFKEGMRNDVHEMQDMIDQFINYVRGSDLATYKFQSVNIREWVEERVASWHDAGSPVHLQALPSGTAYVSVDTLSLGRVLDNLISNALKHGRPPVDVSLTLTDEQVMIAVADHGDGIPAERRAEALRAFSRLDSARTMTGSVGLGLSLAETIVSAHHGKLTLGSSDSGGLLVTVTLPQVNPPAS
- a CDS encoding cytochrome d ubiquinol oxidase subunit II → MIDTLAGSLGLNSYDPGFWMPLLCFTVFLGVSIAGAVLDGFDLGVGMLMPFATEEQRARMFTFLGPWRDMNVLWIFFGCAILLSAFPKAWAYVSGALYLPLMLLAAGTLLRGVAYEFRLRALAAGRSVFATAFAIGSLLTAFGQGLVLGRIAVNFGTEPGSQLFAVFIALCTVAAFMLLGGTWLLMRVEDDLQLQARGWVRRASRLTAAGVVAVSVALGMVNGGVFFKWTETTRLPMLLIGWFALLAMFVLIELVVRKVQRVRILIWLPFILTVLVVLSVIAGLVFSIFPFFVLDELTIWESVTGLGTTRLLVVAFALFLVALPLVTLWYYRDMLGKERKAKDVSFMKRVD
- a CDS encoding cytochrome ubiquinol oxidase subunit I codes for the protein MWDISSLQLAKLQFFSSLSFFSVFGLSTVVLGWILLFCKGMTHRKAADGRWMEMYRFWVRIFALSITVSLLGMVFLLIQTGALWPNLLVRLGPVSGPLIVLIAALTFVIKLFVTDVMLYRQGTLSSWLHSIFVLLAALGLTIIATLLICFQSWLHFPAGLVPDTSPLTLIDWRVLILQAQAWHRIAFMISLACLGVGGLMVSISASEALAKPLNAAEQLGFRIGAGLVVLGLGLLAVCCVLFQAELFRQDTPLPTIALWAQKLVLGLLLLLAVVSLFQWGWYLKRRSEFGKLPRWAQHALVWVGPASWLVLWLTLILLSLRDGQYFVHGLITYAEAFSSEQSGVLIATVTLVMWLLFAMILAGFIFLARRAARYGVVPVRKIRRTA